Genomic segment of Erythrobacter sp. BLCC-B19:
CGCCAAGGGGCGCACGGATGCGACCTTCCGCCGCGAACTGACCGCCGACATGATCGAGCAGCAGCTGATGTCGCCGGCTCTGGCGATGCCGGTAATGCCCGAAAAGGTCGCGCGCCAATATGCCACGCTGGTGCTGGAAAAGCGCAAGGGCGAGATCGCCTTGATCCGCAGCGATCTCTACGCGCCCACCGCCAATCCAACTGACGCGCAGCTGACCGACTGGTACGGCAAGAACCGCGCGAAGTTCACCCGTCCCGAACGCCGCACCTTGCGCTTTGCGGTGTTCAGCACCGACGGTCTGACCGTCAACGACACGCCGACCGCCGCTGAAATCGCCGCGCGCTACAAGCGTGATGCCGCCCAGTATCAGGCGAGCGAGAAGCGCGTCGTCACCAGCTTTGTCGTGCCCACGCAGGATGCCGCCAAGTCGCTGGCCGCGCGCGTCAGCGGCGGCGCTTCGATCGAGGCTGTTGCGCGTGAGGCCGGGTTCACCGCCTCCAAGGCCGAAGCCCGCGACCGTGAAGCCATGGCCGGTGCCACCAGCTTTGCCTTTGCCCAGAACGCGTTCAAGGCGGCAGAGGGCGGCGTGATCGAGCCTGCGCAGGGCACGCTCGGCTGGTATGTCGCCCGCGTCGACAAGATCGAGCGCATCGCTGCCCGCAGCCTCGCCGACGCCACGCCTGAGATCACCAAGGCGCTCTCTGCCGAGAAGCGCACCGCTGCCATCGCTGACCGCGTGTCGGAAATCGAAGGCGAGATCGACGGCGGCACGGCCATGGCCGAGGTCGCCAAGGCCTATGGCCTCAAGGTCGAGACCACGCCCGCCTTGCTCGCCAATGGTCAGGTTTTCGGCCAGCCCCAGGCGCAGATCGTGCCGCAGCTTGCCCCGATCCTGGCAACCGCCTTCCAGATGGAAGAAAGCGAGCCGCAGCTGGCTGAAGTGGTTCCGGGCAAGGAATTCGTGATCTTCGAAGTCGCCAAGGTCGAGGAAGCCGCTGCACCGCCGCTCGCGCAGGTGCGCGATGCCGCCATCGTGGCATGGAAGCGTGCGCAGGGCGCGGTGCTCGCCAAGCAGGCCGCCGAGCGGATCACCGCCAAGGTGCGCGCCGGAACGCCGCTTGCCGCCGCGCTCGCCGCTGAGAACAAGACCGGGTTCGAGCGCGAACCGATCGACCTCACCCGCCGCCAGCTGCTCGAACGCGGCCGCGGCAACCTGCCGCCGCCGCTGGTGCTGCTGTTCTCGATGGCCGAAAGGACCGTCAAGACGCTCGAAGGGCCGCGCGATCTCGGCTGGTATGTCGTGGCGCTGGAAGACATCAGCACGCTTCCGATCGAGAAGGAGCCCGAGCTGGTTGCCCAGACCCGCCAGCAGTTGGGCGCCGCGCTGGGCGAGGAATATCGCCAGCAGGCCGCCTCTGCGATGCGCAAGGAGCTTGGCGTGACCCGCAACGATCCGGCGATCGCCGCGGTGCGCAAGCAGCTCTCCGGCGATCAGTGAGCCGGGGTGTGACGCGTCCGTGAGTAACCCAGAACCCGGCCTCCTGCCCGAAAACGCCGCCGCTGCCATTGCTGCCTTGCGCGAAGGCAAGCCTGCGCTGGTGTGGCGCCGCATCATCGCCGACAGCGACACGCCGGTGGGCGCGGCGCGGCGGCTGATCGTGCCGGGACGCGGCGACTTCCTGCTTGAAAGCGTCGAGGGCGGCGAGGTGCGCGGGCGCTACAGCCTGCTTGGGCTCGACCCTGATCTGGTGTTCCGCGCCAAGGGAGCGGACGCCGCGATGAACCGCGACTGGAAGCTCGCGCCCGAGGCTTTCACCCCGCTCCCCGGCAATGCGCTGGCCGAATTGCGCGCGCTCGCCGCCGCCTGCCGCATCGAGCCGATGCCCGAAGGCCTGCCGCCGGCGCTCGCGTGCCTGGTGGGCTATTTCGGCTATGAGACCATCGGTCTTGTCGAAACCCTGCCGCGCGCCGCACCGAGCAGCCTCGACCTACCCGATATGCTGTTCGTGCGGCCGACGGTCATTCTGGTGTTCGACCGCCTGACCGACGCGCTGTTCGCGATCGCGCCCTTGTGGGAAGCCTCCGATCCCGAGGCCGCCGTCACGCGCGCGGGCGAGCGGATTGACGCAACGCTGAGCCAGCTCGGAACGGCGATGCCCGCAGACAGCACGTCCGAATTGCCCGCAAGCCTGCCCGACCTCGCCCCCGTCATCGCGCCCGATGACTACAAGGCGATGGCGCTGGCGGCGAAGGAATACATCGTCGCGGGCGACATCTTTCAGGTGGTGCTGGCGCAGCGCTTCACCTGCCCCTTCCCCCTCCCTCCGCTGGCACTCTACCGCGCGCTGCGGCGGGTGAACCCATCGCCCTTCCTCTATTTCCTCGACTTGCCGGGCTTTGCGCTGGTTGGCTCCAGCCCTGAAATTCTGGTGCGGGTGCGGGATGACGAAGTGACGATCCGCCCCATCGCCGGCACCCGCCCGCGCGGAGCCACGCGCGAGGCGGACGAGGCCAACGAGGCAAGCCTGCTGGCCGATCCCAAGGAACGCGCCGAGCATCTGATGCTGCTCGATCTGGGGCGCAATGATGTCGGCCGGGTGGCGGCGGCAGGGACGGTCGAGGTCACCGACAGCTTCACCATCGAGCGTTACAGCCACGTCATGCACATCGTCAGCAATGTGGTGGGGCGGCTCGACCCTTCGAAGGATGCGCTCGACGCGCTGTTTGCGGGCTTCCCGGCGGGCACCGTCTCGGGCGCGCCCAAGATCCGCGCCTGCGAGATCATCGCCCAGCTGGAGCCCGAAACGCGCGGGGCCTATGCCGGGGGCGTGGGCTATTTCGCGCCCGATGGCAGCCTCGATTCCTGCATCGTCCTGCGCACCGCCGTGGTCAAAGACGGGGTGATGCACGTGCAGGCGGGCGCAGGGATCGTCGCTGATTCCGACCCCGATTACGAACTCGCCGAATGTCGCGCCAAGTCGGGCGCTCTCATCGCCGCCGCGCGCGAGGCGGTGCGCGTGGCGGGCGAGCCGGGGTATGGCCAATGAAGCGCGCCGCGTTGATCCTTGCAGGCCTGCTGGCGCTGACTGCTTGTTCCGAACAGCCCGAAGGCGAAGCGCTGGTTACCACCAGGCTGGACGGATCGCAGGAGGAAGACCCCGCCCCTGCCCCCACGGCCACCGCGCCTGCTGGCCCCTCGGCCTGCAAGTCGGTGACGTTTGAACAGGTGCCGCTCACCGTCTGCACCGCCGATCCGGCCGAGCACTCCATCCAGATGGCAAACCTCGGGGCCGACAAGCAGCCCTTCGGCTCGCTTTCCGCCTTCGCCGCCAGCGTCGATCCCGCCGCCATCGCCTTTGCCGTCAATGGCGGGATGTATGGCGATGATCTGAAGCCCATCGGCTACTTCGTCCAGAAGGGCGAGCGGCTGAAGGAGCTGAACCGCGCCGCGGGTGAGGGCAATTTCTACATGAAGCCCAACGGGGTGTTCTTCGGCACGGGGAGCAAGTGGCGCGTGCTGGGCAGCAACACCTTCTTCGAGACGGTGGGGGATCGTCCCGATTTCGGCACGCAATCGGGCCCGCTGCTGCTGATTGATGGCAAGCTCCACCCCGAAATTCAGGACGACGGCCCCTCGAGGGCGATCCGCAACGGCGTGGGCGTGGACGCGAGCGGCAAGGCGCATTTCGTGATCTCGGGCGCGCCGATCAGCTTCGGCCAGCTGGCGCGCTTCTATCGCGACGAGCTGAAGGTCGCGACCGCGCTCTATCTCGATGGGCAGGTGTCGAGCCTGTGGGACCCGGCCACCGCCCGGATGGACAAGGGCCGCGTGGGGCCGATCATCTTGGTGAGCAAGCGCGCGGCAAAGGCGGCTCCGACGGCAGAGCCATCGGCAGAGGCAGAGGCAGAGGCACAATGATCCTCGTCATCGACAATTACGACAGCTTCACCTTCAACCTCGTCCATTACCTGATGGAGTTGGGGGCCGAAGTGCGCGTCGAGCGCAATGATGCGCTGACCGCGTCGGAGGCGTTGCGGACCAATGCGGCGGGGTTCCTGATTTCGCCCGGCCCCTGCACGCCCAATGAGGCGGGGATCAGCCTCGATCTGGTCGCGGCCTGTGCCGATGCGGGCAAGCCCTTGATGGGCGTGTGTCTCGGCCATCAGGCCATCGGCCAGCATTTCGGCGGGACGGTGCAGCGCGGGGGGCTGATGCATGGCAAGACCTCGCCGGTGACGCATGACGGGACGGGGGTGTTCGAAGGGCTCCCCTCGCCCTTCATCGCCACGCGCTATCACAGCCTTGAGGTGGTGAATGTGCCGCCGGAGCTGGTCGCCAATGCCCATGCCGAAACGCCCGGCAGCGATCACCCCAGCGTGATGGGCTTCCGCCACGCCAGCCTCCCGATCCATTCGGTCCAGTTCCACCCCGAAAGCATCGCCACCGAGCATGGCCATGCGCTGCTCGCCAACTTCGTGAAGCTGTGCGGTCTCGATCCGGTGCTGCCCGCAAGGCTTTCGGCATGAGCGCCCTGCCCGATATCACCGCACCCCTGTCCGAGGCCGAGGCCGAGGCGGCGTTCGGCGTGCTGCTCGATGGCGCGCCGACCGAGGACGAAATCGCGCAGTTCCTCGTCGCCCTCTCCGCGCGCGGTGAGACGGCGGACGAGATCGCGGGCGCGGCGCGGGCGCTGCGGGCGCGGCTGATCCCGATTGATGCCCCCGAAGGCGCAATCGACGTCTGCGGCACGGGGGGCGACGGGCACCACACCCTCAATGTCTCCACCGCCGTCAGCCTGGTGGTCGCGGCCTGCGGGGTGCCGGTCGCCAAGCATGGCAACCGTGCGGCATCTTCGAAAGCAGGCGCTGCGGACACACTGGAAGCGCTCGGGCTGGACATGGACGCGGCGGGACGAACCGCCGAAAAGACCCTCGCGGAAATCGGCATCTGCTTCCTGTTCGCCAGAAACCACCACCCGGCAATGGCGCGGATCCAGCCCATCCGGGTGCGGATCGGCCAGCGCACGATCTTCAACCTGATGGGCCCACTCTCCAACCCGGCAGGCGTCACCAGCCAGCTGATCGGCATTGCGCGGCCTGCCTATGTGCCGATCTATGCGGGCGCATTGGCGCGGCTCGGCACCGGCAAGTCGCTGATCGTTTCGGGCGACGAGGGGCTCGACGAGTTGAGCCTCGCAGGCGGCAACGAGGTCGCGGTGGTGACCGGCCATGCCTTCACCATGGAGCGGGTCGATGCGGGCGCGGCGGGCCTCCCCCATGCGCCGATCGAAGCGATCCGGGGCGATGATGCCAAGCACAACGCGGCGGCATTGAAGGCGCTGCTGATGGGCACCCCTGGCCCCTACCGCGACGCGGTGCTGTTCAACGCGGCGGGCGCGCTGCTGGTCGCCGGGCGCGGCGCGGACTGGCGCGAGCGGGCCGCGATGGCGGCCGAAGCGCTTGATTCAGGCGCGGCACTGGCGCTCCTGGAGAAATGGATCGCGCTCGCCAAATAACCCATTCCCGTTCGCCCTGAGCTTGTCGAAGGGCTGTCCTTCCCCTTATCTGCCGCTTGAAGACGAAGAACGGTGCTTCGACAGGCTCAGCACGAACGGTTTTTGAATTGAACAAGCTCGAAGAAATCTGCGCCAACAAGGCTCTCGAAGTCGCCGCCCGCAAGGCCGCGACCACCCCCGCCGCGCTCGCCGGGGCTGCTGCCGCGCAGAGCGCCCCGCGCGGGTTCGAGGCTGCCCTGCGCTCCCGCGCCGCCAGCGGCTATGCCCTGATCGCCGAGATCAAGAAGGCCAGCCCCTCCAAGGGCCTGATCCGCGCCGATTTCCACCCCGCCGCCCATGCTGCCGCCTATGAAGCAGGCGGTGCCGCGTGCCTCTCCGTCCTCACCGACGCGCCCTATTTTCAGGGGCACGAGGATTACCTCATCGCCGCCCGCGCCGCCTGCGCACTGCCGGTGCTGCGCAAGGACTTCATGGTCGATCCCTGGCAATGCCTCGAAGCCCGCGCCATCGGGGCCGATGCGATCCTGATCATCGTCGCCGCCCTCTCCGACGCGCAGATGGCCGAGATCGAAGCCGCCGCGCGCGAACAGGGCATGGACGTGCTGGTCGAAGTCCATGACGAGGCCGAGCTCGAACGCGCCGCCGCCACGCTCCAATCGCGCCTGATCGGGGTCAACAATCGCGACCTCAAGACCTTCACCACCTCGCTCGCCGTCACCGAAAGGCTCGCCCCGCTGATGCCGCCCGGCACGCTGATCGTGGGCGAGAGCGGGATCAACACCCATGCCGATTGCCAGCGCCTCGAAGCCGCAGGCGTGCGCAGCTTCCTTGTGGGCGAAAGCCTGATGCGGGCTGACGATATTGCGAGTGCCACCCGAACGCTGCTCGGCGCACAAGCGGCGGCATGAGCAAACTCACCCACCTCGATGCCAGCGGCGCGGCCCACATGGTCGATGTCGGCGGCAAGCCCGCCACGGCGCGGCGCGCGGTCGCCTCGGGGCGGATCACCATGTCGGCCGAGGCGCTCGAAGCGATCCGCGCAGGCAATGCCCCCAAGGGCGATGTCCTCGGCACCGCGCGCATCGCCGGGATCATGGCCGCCAAACGCACCGGCGAGCTGATCCCGCTGTGCCACCCGCTCGGGCTCGAAGCCGTCAATATCGAGTTCGCCTATGAGGAAAGCGCGATCCGCGCCACCGCCACAGCCTCGCTGACCGGCAAGACCGGCGTGGAAATGGAAGCGATGACAGCCGCTTCCATCGCACTCCTCACAATCTATGACATGGCCAAGGCGATCGACAAGGGCATGGTGATCTCCGAAGTCCGCCTGATCGCCAAGACCGGCGGCAAGTCCGGCGACTGGAGCGCGCAGCCTTGAGCGCGCCGCTGGCGCTCGAAGACGCGCAGGCCCGCCTGCTTGCCCTCGCGCCGCAGCCGGCCCATGAAACCGTGCCGGTCGATACCGCGTCAGGTCGGTGCATCGCGCAGGACATCCGCGCCGCCCGCACCCAGCCCGCGGCCGATCTGTCAGCGATGGATGGCTATGCACTCGCGCCGGGCGCAGGCCCGTGGCGCTTGGTGGGTGAAAGCCGCGCCGGATCACCCTTCCGCGAGGTTCTGTCGGACAATCAGTGCGTGCGGATCTCGACCGGCGCGATCGTGCCGCCGGGGGCCGACCGGGTGCTGCTCCAGGAAGATGCCCGCGATGAGGCCGGGATCATCACGGCAACCGAAGTTCCGCCGCCAGGGCGGCACATCCGTGCGCGGGGGTTCGATTTTCACGCGGGCGACCTGCTGCTGACGCGCGGCACCCGGCTGACCCCGGCCCGTCTCGCGCTAGTGCTGGCCGCCGGGCATGGCTCGATCGAGGTCGCGGCCCGGGTCAAGGTTGCGGTGATGGATTCGGGGGACGAACTTGCCCGCGATCCGGCTGACTGCCTGCCGCACCAGATCCCCGCCAGCAATGCGGCCATGATCGCAGCGATGCTCGCCCCGCTCGGCTGCGAGGTCACCCGCATTGGCCCGGTGCCCGATGATCGCGCCGCGCTCGCCGAGGCGCTGGCCTTGGCCGAGGGGGCCGATATCCTCATCACATCGGGCGGCGCATCGGTGGGCGATCACGATCTCATCAAGCCCGCGCTGGCGGACTGGGGGGCCGAAATCGCCTTCTGGAAGATCGCGATCAAACCGGGCAAGCCGCTGCTGGTGGCCACACGCCAGAGTGCCAAGGGCTCGCAAGTCATCCTTGGGCTGCCGGGCAATCCGGTATCGAGCTTTGTCACCGCGTTCCTTTTCGCGCTTCCGCTGGTGCGCGCCAGCATGGGCGATCCCGCGCCCTTGCCGCGCGCCGTGATCATGGCGGCAGCCGAGGATCTCCCCGCGGTCGGCCCAAGGCGCGAATTCCTGCGGGCCCTCATCAGAGGCGAGAGCGTGCGCCTTGCCGGATCGCAGGATTCCTCGGCGCTGTCGGCGCTGGCTGCTGCTGACGCGCTGATCGACCGTCCCGCCCACGCCCCGATGCTGGCCGCCGGCTCGCCCGTTCCGGTGTTCCAGCTCCGAAATGGCTGATTTGCGCGGTTTTGCCGTCGGGCGCGCTTGACTCGGGTAATTTAGTTTCCTAATTGTTCCTTGTTCGTTCACCTTAATGGCGGACGACAAGTGCAATCAACGCACCTGTTTCGGGGTGCCTCTTGGCGCACGCAAGGGATTGGCACGGCGCCTCCAGCATGGGGGCGTTGTGGGTGCGACCACAGGAGTTTGACCAATGCTGACCGCAAAACAGCGCGAGCTGATCGTCTTCATCCAGCAGCGGCTGGAAGAAACCGGGATCTCGCCGAGTTTCGAGGAAATGAAGGAAGCGCTCGATCTGAAGAGCAAGTCGGGCGTGCACCGGCTGATCTCCGCGCTGGAAGAACGCGGCTTCCTGCGCCGCCTGCCCAACCGGGCGCGCGCGCTCGAAGTGATCCGTGAACCGGGCGATACCACCCCGTCGCGGCCTGCGCCTGCGGGGGACAATGTCGTGGCGATGCCTGCTCCGGCAGCGCGCGCGCCTGAAGCGGCCAATGACGTGATCGAACTGCCGCTCCACGGCCGGATCGCGGCGGGTGCCCCGATTGAGGCGCTGGAAGGCCAGTCGACCCTGCCGGTGCCTGCTGCGCTGCTTGGCCCGGGTGAACATTACGCGCTCGAAGTCTCGGGCGATTCGATGGTCGAGGCCGGGATTTTCGACGGCGATTTCGCCCTGGTGCGGCGGACCAACACCGCGCGCGACGGCGAGATCGTGGTGGCACTGGTGCGCGGCGAGGAAGCGACGCTCAAGTACCTGCGGCGCGAAGGCGGCAAGGTGCGGCTCGATCCGGCCAATGCGGCCTATGATCCGCAGTTCTATGCCCCCGGCGAAGTCGAGGTGCAGGGCAAGCTGGCCGGATTGCTGCGGCGCTACCACTGACGACAGGCGGGCCGGAAGGCAGGGCGCGAGCCCTGCGCTTCCGGCCTGATCGGTCTGGCTGACGTGTTGGATTGTGGCGGCGGCCCCTGCACCGCATCGTTTGTGCCCGCCTGCCCTGCTCCTGTCGGCGCATCGCAGGTTTTTGTCACGGTGTCGCAGGGTTTTGCCGCATCATCGCAGCTTTCCGGATACTCCGCTCTGGCGGCAGGGCGCGTGTTGCCGGTGGCTGCCACCAGCCATGCTCTCCCTGGCTCGCGGCAACCGTGGTGATGCTTTGCGCTTCCAGATCAACCGCAAGCCCGCCTGATCGTTCGAGCATCCGCCGGTCGGCCTTGAACCAGCGCGGGCGGCAGGATCGAGGCAGAAAGCGTTCCGAAACAACGATGTCTGCCTCGGCGCAGGCCGCCGCCAGAGCGCGCTCCTCCACCTGCGCCCGCCCCCGTCCGAGCAGCAAGGACCAGTCCCGCCCGCCACGCCGCAGCGTGATGGCACAGAAGGCCGAGGAGCAACGCGCTCCGGGCCATTCGGCCAGCGGTACAGGCTCCGCGGCAACGCCTGCCAGTTCCATCAGATTGTCGCGGGTATAGGCCGAGCGGCTGTCGCGCAGCGCCAGAAGGCGGGTCTCTCCATCAGGCCCGGCAAGCGTGATCCCCGCCTGCTGCCCGTCGCCCGCCACCAGCAGATCGGGGATCGGGGTCGCCCAGACGAGCAGGCTCGCCAGACCGACGGGCAGTAACCCTGCAAGCCGCACCCGCCCGCGCCACAGCGCAAGCCACAGGCCACCGGCTGCGAACAGCGCCACCGTCACCCCGCTGATCTGCGGCATCAATGTGACCGCGCCAGCCTGCCCCGCCGTCAGGTGCGCGATCCCGAGCAAGAGCGCGAGCGAGCGTTCCACCAGCCACCACACAGGCCAGCCCAACCCCACCGCATCAAGCAGCAAACCCAGCGCAATCAATGGCATGGAGACAAATGTCACCAAGGGAATCGCGATCACATTGGCAAAGGCACCGTAAATGCCAGCGCGGTGGAAATGGAACAGCACGATCGGCATCAGCGCCAGTTCGATGACAACGCCGGTGACGAACAGCATCACGACCCGCCGGCCGATGCTGGCCCACCACGGCTCCTCGCGCGGGGCCAGAAAGGCGCGCACCGGGGCGCTGTTCGAGAGCGCGACGATGGCCAGCACCGCGGCAAAGCTCATCTGGAAGCTGGGCCCGATCGCACTCTCGGGCCATAGCAGCAGCACAAAACCAGCGGCGACAGCGACCATCCGCAAGGACAGCGCCTCACGCCCGGCGACCAGCGCGCCCAGCACCAGCAAGGCCGCAACGCAGCTGCGCACCGTCGGCACCTCGGCCCCGGTGAGAAGCGTGTAACCGATCCCCGCGAGCGCCCCGGCGCCCGCCGCCGCCACCGGCAGCCGCACCCGCAAGGCCAACCCCGGCCACAGCGCCAGCAGCCGCAAGGCCAGCACATATGCCGCCGCGATCACCGCGCTGACGTGAAGACCGCTGATCGAGAGCAAGTGCGTCAGGCCGGAATCGCGCATCGCCACTTCATCCGCAGGCGCAATCCCGCCCCTGTCGCCGCTCGCAAAGGCCGCCGCAATCGCTCCGGGCGAGCCAGGCACCTGTGCGCGAACATGGGCGGCCAGCGCGCGCTGGAGGCTCGCCAGACCGCCGCTCTCGGGCGCGGGATGGAGCAAGGTGAGTGGGCCGATCATTGTTCCGGTCGCCGCAAGCCCCTTGAACCATGCCGCGCGGGCAAAATCGTAGCTGCCGGGCAGCATCGGCGGCGCCGGCGGCATCAGCCGTGCACGCAGCCGCACCACCGCGCCCTCGGCCAGTCCGGCCGGAAGCCCGTTCTCACCAAAGGTGGCAAGCGGGACATTGACCCGCACCTTGCGCGCGATCGCGGCCTCGGGCCCATCGCCGATCCCGCGCACTGCCAGCGTCAGGCGCAGTCGCCCCTCGGCGGGTTGATCCTCGCGTTCAAGCACGCGCCCGTCGATGATCTGCACGAGGGGCGCAGCGACCGGCGGCGCGCCGACAATCGCCGAGCGCGCCCAGACGACCGCAATCCCCAAGGCGAACACCAGGCCGCAGGCAAAAACAGCAAGGCGCAGATTGGCCCGCGTCTCATCGGCTGCACCTCCCGGCGGCCAGAGCACCAGAGCAGCAAGCGCGGTGCCCGCACTGCCCGCCAGCGCAGCGCACCATTGCCACATCTGCGGCAAGCTGAACCAGCACACGATCCCGCCAGCAAACAGCACCGCCAGCCATGGTGCCCGGTCGAACCCGGCGGCGCCGAGAAAGCGCTCGCCAGCATCCAGCCCTTGCCGGATCGCGCCCGCAGCGCTGGACAAGTGGTCCCCGGTTTGCCAAGGGCGCGCACGTCGCTGCGCGGCAGTATCCGGGCCGCCCGGATCCTCCCCCATAGGAATGATCGGCACATCGCGCATCGGCTTGTCCCCCGGCCGGCTCAGCCCCATCGGATGCTGGCGCCAAGCCGCTCAAAGTGAACAGGAACTCGAAGCTTATGGCAAGCGAAAGCAGCAGCGCAGACACCGCCACCACTGGTGAGGTGGTCACCCGCTTCGCGCCCTCGCCCACGGGCTATCTGCATATCGGCGGCGCGCGCACCGCGCTGTTCAACTGGCTCTACGCCCGCCACCACGGCGGCCGCACGCTGCTGCGGATCGAGGACACCGATCGCAAGCGCTCCACCCAGGACGCGATCGACAAGATCATCGAAGGGCTGGCCTGGCTAGGGCTTGATTATGATGCGCCGCCGGTGTTCCAGTCCGACCGGGCCGAGCGCCACGCTGAAGTCGCGCAGATCCTGCTGGCCGCCGGCCACGCCTACAAGTGCTTTGCCACGCCTGAAGAGCTTGAGGCCATGCGCGAGCATCAGCGCGCCAACAAGCAGCCGCTGCGGTATGACGGCCGCTGGCGTGACCGCGATCCGGCCGAGGCGCCGGAAGGTGCTCCCTTCGTCATCCGGCTCAAGACCCCGAACGAAGGCGAAGTGACGATCCATGACCAGGTGCAAGGCCCGGTAACGGTCAAGAACGAGGAAATCGACGATTACATCATCCTGCGCGCTGACGGGACGCCGACCTATATGCTCGCGGTGGTGGTCGATGATCACGACATGGGGGTGACCCATGTGATCCGCGGCGACGATCACCTCAACAACGCCTTCCGCCAGCTGCCGATCATCCGCGCGATGAACGCGATCGAGGGCAACTGGCCTGATCCGGTCTATGCCCACATCCCGCTGATCCACGGCAGCGACGGGGCCAAGCTGTCCAAGCGCCACGGTGCCTTGGGGGTCGAGAATTATCGCGACGAATTCGGCATCCTGCCCGAGGCGCTGTTCAATTATCTGCTGCGTCTGGGCTGGGGGCACGGCGACCGCGAGGAAATCACCCGCACCGAGGCTGTCGAGCTGTTCGACCTTTCCGGCGTTGGCAAGAGCCCGTCGCGCTTCGACATCAAGAAGCTCGAGAATCTCAACGGTCACTATCTGCGCGAGGCTGATGACGCGCGCCTTGCCGCGCTGGTTGCCGAAAGGCTGGGCGAGGATGCCGATGTCGAGCTGCTGACCCGGGCGATGCCGTTTCTCAAAGTCCGCGCCAAGAGCCTCATCGAAGTCATTGAGGGCGCAGCATTTCTCTTTGCCAAACGCCCCCTGGCTATGACCGAAAAGGCCGCCGCCCTGCTCGAAGGTGACGCGCGCACCATCCTGCGCGTCATTTGCAACGCACTTGCAGCGCAAAACGACTGGACAAGCGAGGCGCTCGAAGCCACTACGAAGGCGCTCGCCGAGGAGCAGGGATTGGGCCTTGGCAAGCTGGCGCAGCCGATGCGCGCGGCGCTAACCGGGACGACCACATCACCCGGTATTTTCGACGTGCTGGTC
This window contains:
- a CDS encoding molybdopterin molybdotransferase MoeA, whose translation is MSAPLALEDAQARLLALAPQPAHETVPVDTASGRCIAQDIRAARTQPAADLSAMDGYALAPGAGPWRLVGESRAGSPFREVLSDNQCVRISTGAIVPPGADRVLLQEDARDEAGIITATEVPPPGRHIRARGFDFHAGDLLLTRGTRLTPARLALVLAAGHGSIEVAARVKVAVMDSGDELARDPADCLPHQIPASNAAMIAAMLAPLGCEVTRIGPVPDDRAALAEALALAEGADILITSGGASVGDHDLIKPALADWGAEIAFWKIAIKPGKPLLVATRQSAKGSQVILGLPGNPVSSFVTAFLFALPLVRASMGDPAPLPRAVIMAAAEDLPAVGPRREFLRALIRGESVRLAGSQDSSALSALAAADALIDRPAHAPMLAAGSPVPVFQLRNG
- the lexA gene encoding transcriptional repressor LexA encodes the protein MLTAKQRELIVFIQQRLEETGISPSFEEMKEALDLKSKSGVHRLISALEERGFLRRLPNRARALEVIREPGDTTPSRPAPAGDNVVAMPAPAARAPEAANDVIELPLHGRIAAGAPIEALEGQSTLPVPAALLGPGEHYALEVSGDSMVEAGIFDGDFALVRRTNTARDGEIVVALVRGEEATLKYLRREGGKVRLDPANAAYDPQFYAPGEVEVQGKLAGLLRRYH
- a CDS encoding ComEC/Rec2 family competence protein, whose translation is MSSAAGAIRQGLDAGERFLGAAGFDRAPWLAVLFAGGIVCWFSLPQMWQWCAALAGSAGTALAALVLWPPGGAADETRANLRLAVFACGLVFALGIAVVWARSAIVGAPPVAAPLVQIIDGRVLEREDQPAEGRLRLTLAVRGIGDGPEAAIARKVRVNVPLATFGENGLPAGLAEGAVVRLRARLMPPAPPMLPGSYDFARAAWFKGLAATGTMIGPLTLLHPAPESGGLASLQRALAAHVRAQVPGSPGAIAAAFASGDRGGIAPADEVAMRDSGLTHLLSISGLHVSAVIAAAYVLALRLLALWPGLALRVRLPVAAAGAGALAGIGYTLLTGAEVPTVRSCVAALLVLGALVAGREALSLRMVAVAAGFVLLLWPESAIGPSFQMSFAAVLAIVALSNSAPVRAFLAPREEPWWASIGRRVVMLFVTGVVIELALMPIVLFHFHRAGIYGAFANVIAIPLVTFVSMPLIALGLLLDAVGLGWPVWWLVERSLALLLGIAHLTAGQAGAVTLMPQISGVTVALFAAGGLWLALWRGRVRLAGLLPVGLASLLVWATPIPDLLVAGDGQQAGITLAGPDGETRLLALRDSRSAYTRDNLMELAGVAAEPVPLAEWPGARCSSAFCAITLRRGGRDWSLLLGRGRAQVEERALAAACAEADIVVSERFLPRSCRPRWFKADRRMLERSGGLAVDLEAQSITTVAASQGEHGWWQPPATRALPPERSIRKAAMMRQNPATP
- the gltX gene encoding glutamate--tRNA ligase — encoded protein: MASESSSADTATTGEVVTRFAPSPTGYLHIGGARTALFNWLYARHHGGRTLLRIEDTDRKRSTQDAIDKIIEGLAWLGLDYDAPPVFQSDRAERHAEVAQILLAAGHAYKCFATPEELEAMREHQRANKQPLRYDGRWRDRDPAEAPEGAPFVIRLKTPNEGEVTIHDQVQGPVTVKNEEIDDYIILRADGTPTYMLAVVVDDHDMGVTHVIRGDDHLNNAFRQLPIIRAMNAIEGNWPDPVYAHIPLIHGSDGAKLSKRHGALGVENYRDEFGILPEALFNYLLRLGWGHGDREEITRTEAVELFDLSGVGKSPSRFDIKKLENLNGHYLREADDARLAALVAERLGEDADVELLTRAMPFLKVRAKSLIEVIEGAAFLFAKRPLAMTEKAAALLEGDARTILRVICNALAAQNDWTSEALEATTKALAEEQGLGLGKLAQPMRAALTGTTTSPGIFDVLVLLGRDEALARLEAQAA